One window from the genome of Yarrowia lipolytica chromosome 1B, complete sequence encodes:
- a CDS encoding uncharacterized protein (Compare to YALI0B15180g, weakly similar to uniprot|P10815 Schizosaccharomyces pombe G2/mitotic-specific cyclin cdc13) yields the protein MNFPRNKMTGLRDENTSASMRLPRAKTAEPSDMDISIGENGALNARPALNDLSNVGLSGNVFKHTAASQARRALTSKTTNGAATNKPAVKPTFSAAVAGLSRTRQPYSNNPNTQQPSNITRASSTTTNPYTRPQRASLQTKSVSADFSIPVFQSKTGPLDVPPMTRKRPSQGAKDMEMPRLAARGGKHHQTMETFAYREEGPLAKKHKQEEDKTAVALEAEQEEVIRRPLIQVLAPGATGIDVEHDDLDAEDIDDPMAAGEYVDEIFTHLYNLEEEYQPNPRYIDDQKSLSWNTRAVLIDWLVEVHQKFRLLPETLFLAVNIVDRFMSRRVVALNKVQLVGITSLLLATKYEEVFTPALSNFVYVVDGSYPEDEILRAERFILQVLQFNLSYPNPMNFLRRISKADDFDIHSRTFGKYLCEIALVDHTFMEFKHSLVAAAAMHVGRMMLARSQWTNNLVYYSGGYTQKDIAPVCRKIFQFLIGPVEHEAFFKKYATKKFLKASIIAREWALGVQEQIKNGVNSYETNLFI from the exons ATGAACTTTCCA CGAAACAAAATGACGGGTCTCCGCGATGAGAACACGTCTGCTTCCATGCGACTGCCTCGAGCCAAGACCGCTGAGCCTTCTGACATGGACATCAGCATTGGCGAGAACGGAGCCCTAAACGCTCGGCCCGCCCTCAACGATCTGAGCAACGTCGGCCTCTCTGGCAACGTCTTCAAGCACACTGCGGCCTCCCAGGCCAGACGGGCCCTCACATCCAAGACCACGAACGGCGCAGCTACCAACAAGCCTGCTGTCAAGCCCACCTTCTCTGCTGCCGTGGCCGGTCTCAGTCGAACACGACAACCATACAgcaacaaccccaacacACAACAGCCATCCAACATTACACGAGCATcatccacaaccacaaaccCCTACACGCGACCCCAACGTGCGTCTCTGCAGACCAAGTCTGTGTCTGCGGACTTTAGCATCCCAGTCTTCCAGAGCAAGACTGGGCCTCTGGATGTCCCCCCCATGACCCGAAAGCGGCCATCACAGGGTGCCAAGGACATGGAGATGCCTCGTCTGGCCGCCCGGGGAGGAAAGCATCATCAGACGATGGAGACCTTTGCCTACCGAGAGGAGGGTCccctggccaagaagcacaagcaggaggaggacaaaACTGCTGTGGCTCTTGAAgccgagcaggaggaggtgattCGACGACCTCTTATCCAGGTGCTGGCTCCTGGAGCCACTGGAATCGACGTGGAACATGACGATCTGGATGCTgaggacattgacgacCCCATGGCTGCCGGCGAGTATGTCGACGAAATATTCACACATCTGTACAacctcgaggaggagtaccAACCCAATCCCCGATACATCGACGACCAGAAGTCTCTGTCATGGAACACGCGAGCTGTGCTAATTGACTGGCTTGTAGAGGTCCACCAGAAGTTCCGACTGCTGCCTGAGACTCTGTTCCTGGCCGTTAACATTGTTGATCGATTCATGTCTCGACGGGTGGTTGCCCTGAACAAGGTCCAGCTGGTGGGGATCACTTCTCTGCTGCTTGCCACCAAGTATGAGGAGGTCTTCACTCCCGCTCTCAGCAACTTCGTTTACGTGGTAGATGGCTCGTATCCCGAGGATGAGATTTTGCGGGCCGAGCGGTTCATTCTGCAGGTACTTCAGTTCAACCTGTCGTACCCGAACCCCATGAACTTTCTGCGACGAATTTCCAAGGCTGATGACTTTGACATTCACTCCCGAACGTTTGGCAAGTACCTATGCGAGATTGCTCTGGTGGACCACACCTTCATGGAGTTCAAGCATTCGCTCGTTGCAGCGGCTGCCATGCATGTTGGACGGATGATGCTGGCCCGGTCTCAGTGGACCAACAACTTGGTCTACTACTCCGGAGGATACACACAGAAAGACATCGCCCCTGTTTGTCGCAAAATCTTCCAGTTTCTAATTGGACCGGTGGAGCACGAAGCCTTTTTCAAGAAGTATGCCACCAAAAAGTTTCTCAAGGCCTCCATCATTGCTCGAGAATGGGCCCTGGGCGTCCAAGAACAAATCAAGAATGGTGTCAATTCTTACGAAACTAACCTATTTATCTAA
- a CDS encoding uncharacterized protein (Compare to YALI0B15202g, similar to Saccharomyces cerevisiae HNT1 (YDL125C); ancestral locus Anc_7.287, weakly similar to CA2345|CaHNT1 Candida albicans similarity to protein kinase C inhibitor-I (by homology)), with amino-acid sequence MSGPKDDPYSSGNGELLKDTIRYDDPTITKALATHKEFCKHVYDEDCVFCNISGNPSTGFKTVDSPDSPLIFSSNHLVAFLDIMPLMSSTCHILLIPRAHVKTLDLLGDPRFPQGSLQSEGATALLKENKFGSTKADIAMAMGLAIPIISRAMLEVLGCTDFNVVQNNGHGAGQVVDHVHFHLIARRPLNTKDAEQDDLRQAVKGVTNHLKGEKSPFDGMDALPLRARLGYTSQVFGRNLRSDLNQEWAQKTIPKLRTKISTLLAHAASTQGIDISAKL; translated from the coding sequence ATGAGTGGACCTAAAGACGACCCTTACAGCTCAGGAAACGGCGAATtgctcaaggacaccaTCAGATACGATGATCCCACTATCaccaaggctctggctACCCACAAGGAGTTCTGCAAGCATGTCTATGACGAAGACTGTGTGTTCTGCAACATCTCAGGAAACCCCTCCACTGGTTTCAAAACCGTAGACTCGCCCGACTCGCCGCTCATTTTCTCCTCAAACCATCTGGTAGCATTCCTCGATATCATGCCTCTCATGTCTTCCACCTGTCACATTCTGCTCATTCCCAGAGCCCATGTCAAGACTCTAGATCTGCTCGGAGACCCCCGATTCCCTCAGGGAAGTCTGCAGTCTGAGGGAGCTACCGCTTTACTGAAGGAGAACAAATTTGGAAGCACCAAGGCCGACATTGCAATGGCAATGGGTCTAGCCATCCCCATCATCTCTCGAGCCATGCTGGAGGTCTTGGGCTGCACCGATTTCAACGTAGTGCAGAACAACGGCCATGGAGCCGGACAGGTGGTTGACCACGTGCATTTCCACCTGATTGCTCGAAGACCACTCAACACCAAGGATGCCGAGCAGGACGATCTCAGACAGGCCGTCAAGGGCGTCACCAACCACCTCAAGGGCGAAAAATCGCCTTTTGACGGCATGGACGCGCTCCCTCTGCGAGCTCGGCTCGGATACACCTCTCAGGTATTCGGCCGAAACCTTAGATCGGACCTCAACCAGGAATGGGCCCAGAAGACAATCCCCAAGCTGAGAACCAAGATCTCTACCTTGCTGGCACATGCTGCCTCCACCCAGGGTATTGACATTTCCGCTAAGTTGTAA
- a CDS encoding uncharacterized protein (Compare to YALI0B15224g, similar to Saccharomyces cerevisiae PRE2 (YPR103W); ancestral locus Anc_3.417, highly similar to uniprot|P30656 Saccharomyces cerevisiae YPR103W Proteasome component PRE2 precursor (EC 3.4.25.1)): MQAIADSFVGTGPMGAMAAQHEEDVRAIQQQQLTPSLAVPPISQPTAFLRAHTDDASNPDCKIKIAHGTTTLAFRFKGGIVVAVDSRATAGNWVASQTVNKVIRINPFLLGTMAGGAADCQYWETWLGGQCRLYELREKQRISVAAASKILSNLVYSYKGMGLSMGTMVCGYTAREGPTIYYVDSDGTRLKGDLFCVGSGQTFAYGVLDATYKWDLTVEEALALGKRSILAATHRDAFSGGSVNLYHVTEEGWVYHGNYNCGPAIWEAKEKEDSFNNIITKLKDDE, translated from the coding sequence ATGCAAGCAATCGCAGACTCGTTTGTCGGAACCGGACCAATGGGAGCCATGGCTGCCCAGCACGAGGAGGATGTTCGAGCCatccagcaacagcagctgACCCCATCGTTGGCCGTGCCACCTATCTCTCAGCCCACAGCCTTTCTGAGAGCCCACACCGATGACGCCTCCAATCCCGACTGTAAGATCAAGATCGCACACGGTACCACCACTCTGGCCTTCCGATTCAAGGGCGGCATTGTCGTGGCTGTCGATTCGCGAGCCACTGCTGGCAACTGGGTCGCCTCTCAGACCGTCAACAAGGTGATTCGAATCAACCCCTTTCTGCTGGGAACCatggctggaggagccgccGACTGTCAGTACTGGGAGACCTGGCTCGGTGGACAGTGTCGGCTTTACGAGCTGCGAGAGAAGCAGCGAATCTCTGTGGCCGCAGCCTCTAAGATTCTCTCCAACCTCGTCTACTCATACAAGGGTATGGGTCTGTCAATGGGTACCATGGTCTGTGGATACACCGCTCGAGAGGGTCCTACTATCTACTACGTCGACTCCGACGGTACTCGACTCAAGGGCGATCTGTTCTGCGTCGGTTCCGGTCAGACCTTTGCCTACGGTGTGCTGGACGCTACCTACAAGTGGGACCTTACTGTTGAGGAGGCCCTTGCTCTAGGAAAGAGATCCATTCTTGCAGCCACACACAGAGACGCTTTCTCCGGAGGTTCCGTCAACCTGtaccacgtgactgagGAGGGATGGGTCTACCATGGTAACTACAACTGTGGTCCTGCCATCTgggaggccaaggagaaggaggactctttcaacaacatcatcaccaagctcaaggatgATGAATAA
- a CDS encoding uncharacterized protein (Truncated form of YALI0B15246g, weakly similar to uniprot|O14270 Schizosaccharomyces pombe Putative forkhead-related transcription factor C1142.08, similar to Saccharomyces cerevisiae FHL1 (YPR104C); ancestral locus Anc_3.418) has product MNDSVSTPLVKKEDSLGLDDEATVLRRPSMNSTFPQISPPAMMALSSQHATHELDFPNIQPKRESPDNPNNTNDGGEQVKLEEPLPPLMDEIESGDDDSSRVSAYARLDFESFTFYVQTLQVVLGRRVENSSSMVDVHLGDTKAISRKHAKIFYNFGTQRFELSVLGRNGAFVDDVFVETGSTVPLKDGTKVQVGTIPFSFVLPSLPDHTTGSPTPINPADALSMRSNNIRVLSRQGSPAIVSPRKKSTGSSNSKQSTKSATGSPGTPVLDPLDYNLPTEVTEANASSSSVNLFEQENSKYTENMDVKYDSDKYSDKYDLPLDDMDLDDAVDASLSDLQPVYPTGSQYNMPSQQQHQHNQHQQSNMQPGNMFQQQKPQSKPRKQPKREYQLHEIPEEYRTKPNFSFSHLIATALEQAPDKGVSLAEIYRSIQEIFPYYKYCPHGWQNSVRHNLSSSKTFRKVSKEGKGWLWGIDREWCAERDRQKRKSTLSKNKSMRPDSHIPGSAPNPAFSNFSVNNFDSGEVKMYSPDTNTYGTQIDLNSHNTDAHGGQTMTFDQNKNDGGVNVIDFSSANFTLDNNASTSSSSAGSSSQPRGGQEIKFMPGSGPNGVIDFSSQPKARQKTIAEMAQEIQLQNSGSQQRMYQSPYQSQTTPAGGMGQQNTSSQQARAQAGSSAGGKATAPKLGKDAMKILALLQQKISQQFQQQLGGKAPSSALITNALAIAIAQATKKNPSGGVNALQSLLNGDNQQQLNQIVMAAYNAVKTKQDAQGGGNSSNSRQPTPQQSTPQQSTLQIKQERPMSTQQQGQSQFSTQTQFQSQSPAPQYSPPAQASPQISQPQMSQSPQIVTSGTPGASGSMPGSATASPAPAPAPVQAPVPVQTQAPAQHTTAPQARPAVPGTSSAVTYTFCIIFCPGYCTCR; this is encoded by the coding sequence ATGAACGATTCTGTGTCCACGCCgctggtcaagaaggaggacagTCTTGgtctggacgacgaggcAACCGTGCTTCGCCGTCCTTCCATGAACTCGACTTTCCCTCAGATCTCACCACCAGCCATGATGGCGCTCTCTTCACAGCATGCCACACACGAACTCGACTTCCCAAATATACAGCCCAAGCGCGAGAGCCCcgacaaccccaacaacacaaacgatggtggagaacaggtcaagctggaggagccacTGCCCCCATTAATGGACGAGATCGAGTCCGGGGATGACGACTCCTCGAGAGTGTCTGCGTACGCTCGATTGGACTTTGAGTCGTTTACATTCTACGTACAAACCCTACAGGTGGTGCTAGGACGAAGGGTGGAAAATTCGTCCAGCATGGTTGATGTCCATCTGGGCGACACAAAGGCCATCTCTCGAAAACATGCAAAGATCTTCTACAACTTTGGCACCCAGCGATTTGAGCTCAGTGTTTTGGGCAGAAATGGCGCTTTTGTGGACGATGTTTTTGTGGAAACGGGATCCACAGTGCCTCTAAAGGATGGCACCAAAGTGCAGGTGGGGACTATTCCCTTCTCGTTCGTGCTGCCCAGCCTTCCCGACCACACTACCGGCTCCCCCACGCCCATAAACCCTGCCGATGCGCTGTCCATGCGATCTAACAACATACGGGTTCTCAGTCGCCAAGGCTCTCCTGCCATTGTATCTCCGCGAAAGAAGTCGACAGGCAGCAGTAACAGCAAGCAGTCCACGAAGTCTGCTACTGGCAGTCCAGGTACTCCCGTGCTAGATCCTCTCGATTACAACCTGCCCACCGAGGTCACTGAGGCAAacgcttcttcttcgtcagTGAACCTGTTTGAACAGGAGAACAGCAAATACACTGAAAATATGGACGTCAAGTACGACTCGGACAAGTATAGCGACAAATACGACCTGCCGCTGGATGACATGGATCTTGACGATGCTGTGGACGCTTCGCTGAGTGACCTTCAGCCCGTGTACCCCACTGGGTCACAATATAACATGCCCTCgcagcaacagcatcaacacaaccagcaccagcagtcAAACATGCAACCGGGAAATATGttccaacaacaaaaaccGCAGTCCAAGCCACGCAAACAGCCCAAGCGAGAGTACCAGCTCCACGAAATCCCCGAGGAATACCGTACCAAGCCTAACTTCTCTTTTTCGCATCTCATTGCCACTGCTCTGGAACAGGCCCCCGACAAGGGAGTTTCTCTGGCAGAGATCTACAGATCCATCCAAGAGATTTTCCCttattacaagtactgtcCCCATGGATGGCAGAACTCTGTGCGTCACAACCTGTCATCGTCCAAGACGTTCCGCAAGGTGTCCAAAGAGGGTAAAGGTTGGTTATGGGGTATCGACAGAGAATGGTGTGCTGAGCGGGATCGTCAGAAACGCAAATCGACGCTCTCCAAGAACAAATCCATGCGTCCAGACTCGCATATTCCTGGCAGTGCCCCTAACCCCGCATTTTCGAACTTCTCTGTTAACAACTTTGATAGTGGAGAAGTCAAGATGTACTCGCCCGACACTAACACGTACGGCACTCAAATTGATCTCAACTCGCACAACACCGATGCCCATGGCGGTCAAACCATGACCTTTGACCAGAACAAGAACGATGGAGGAGTCAACGTGATCGACTTCAGCAGTGCAAACTTCACCCTGGACAATAACGCTAgcacctcttcttcttcggcaggctcttcttctcaaccCAGAGGCGGTCAAGAGATCAAGTTCATGCCTGGAAGCGGCCCTAACGGAGTCATTGACTTCTCCTCGCAGCCCAAGGCCCGTCAAAAGACTATTGCCGAAATGGCGCAGGAGATTCAGTTGCAAAACTCAGGCTCTCAGCAGCGTATGTACCAATCCCCCTACCAGTCTCAAACCACCCCAGCGGGTGGCATGGGACAGCAGAACACCTCGTCACAGCAGGCTCGAGCGCAAGCCGGCTCGTCCGCTGGTGGTAAGGCAACTGCCCCCAAGCTCGGTAAGGATGCTATGAAGATTCTCGCTTTGCTACAACAAAAAATATCTCAGCAATTCCAGCAGCAACTCGGCGGCAAGGCGCCCAGTTCTGCATTAATCACTAACGCATTGGCCATTGCCATAGCTCAGGCCACTAAAAAGAACCCCAGTGGCGGAGTCAATGCCTTGCAGTCTCTCCTCAACGGCGACAACCAACAGCAGTTGAACCAGATTGTCATGGCTGCATACAACGCTGTGAAGACCAAGCAGGACGCCCAGGGAGGAGGTAACTCTTCCAACTCTAGACAGCCTACCCCTCAACAGTCTACACCCCAGCAGTCGACTCTGCAGATAAAGCAGGAACGCCCAATGTCGACACAGCAACAGGGCCAGTCTCAATTCTCGACCCAAACCCAGTTTCAGAGCCAGTCCCCTGCACCGCAGTACTCGCCTCCTGCTCAGGCCTCGCCGCAGATTTCCCAGCCCCAGATGTCCCAGTCTCCTCAAATTGTGACATCTGGAACGCCTGGTGCTTCTGGCTCCATGCCCGGATCTGCTACTGCCTCTcccgctcctgctcctgctccgGTGCAAGCACCTGTCCCCGTTCAAACTCAGGCTCCTGCTCAGCATACTACCGCTCCACAGGCTCGGCCAGCTGTCCCTGGTACATCGTCTGCCGTAACCTACACCTTCTGCATCATCTTCTGCCCCGGCTACTGCACCTGCAGGtag
- a CDS encoding uncharacterized protein (Compare to YALI0B15268g, similar to uniprot|Q07551 Saccharomyces cerevisiae Chromosome IV reading frame ORF YDL124W similarity to aldose reductases P6.5.f6.1) — translation MTVPKVKLSNGLEIPAIGFGSGTKWKRPPGEKEERELIDAVVSAINAGHLHIDTAEFYGTEKQIGEAIKESGVPRKDIFLTSKTLFGLLADDPIESISNQLKTLQTDYFDLFLIHVPPNDDINYDLAKAWGVLEQLYEKGLAKAIGVSNHSPAELETIIKVAKIKPHVNQIEFHPLLQEPTPGIVDFCKQHDIVVEGYSPLASNELEGEKPLDAVVANVAKNHNVSPGSVLLRWATQKGIVPITTSANAGRQKEALAIFDFKLSDGEVEEISKVGAESPRYQRLPIPSHKHYYPAEEGEAKI, via the coding sequence ATGACTGTGCCCAAAGTGAAACTATCGAACGGATTGGAAATCCCCGCCATCGGATTTGGGTCTGGAACCAAGTGGAAACGCCCTCCTggagaaaaggaggagcgagagCTCATTGATGCCGTGGTCAGTGCAATCAATGCCGGACACCTTCATATCGATACTGCTGAGTTCTACGGCACCGAAAAGCAAATTGGAGAGGCCATTAAGGAGAGTGGAGTGCCTCGAAAGGATATTTTCCTGACTTCCAAGACCCTTTTTGGTCTGCTTGCTGATGACCCCATTGAGTCCATCTCCAATCAGCTCAAGACGCTACAAACGGATTACTTTGACCTGTTTCTGATCCACGTGCCTCCCAATGATGATATCAACTATGACTTGGCCAAGGCTTGGGGCGTGCTTGAACAACTATACGAGAAGGGCCTTGCCAAGGCGATTGGAGTGTCTAATCACTCCCCAGCTGAGCTCGAGACAATCATCAAGGTGGCCAAGATCAAACCCCATGTTAACCAGATCGAATTCCATCCTTTGCTCCAGGAACCCACTCCCGGAATTGTTGATTTCTGCAAGCAGCACGACATTGTGGTTGAGGGATACTCGCCTCTAGCTTCCAACGAACTAGAGGGAGAGAAGCCTCTGGATGCAGTGGTGGCCAACGTTGCAAAGAACCATAATGTTTCTCCGGGATCAGTTCTTCTAAGATGGGCTACTCAGAAGGGCATTGTTCCCATCACTACATCTGCCAACGCCGGTCGACAAAAGGAGGCTCTAGCCATCTTCGACTTCAAATTGTCTGATGGCGAGGTAGAGGAGATTTCCAAGGTCGGGGCTGAGTCCCCTCGGTACCAACGATTGCCGATTCCTTCTCACAAGCACTACTACCCTGCCGAAGAGGGCGAAGCCAAAATATAA
- a CDS encoding uncharacterized protein (Compare to YALI0B15290g, similar to Saccharomyces cerevisiae HSV2 (YGR223C); ancestral locus Anc_5.105, similar to DEHA0C07898g Debaryomyces hansenii IPF 1990.1): MRTPDAHVIASMEDQPILNAAFNQDSACFAICHNRGFRVYVTDPMDLRVQREFDDGGIGVIQMLHRTNYLAVVGGGSNPKFPQNKLVIWDDLKSKPALSLEFLSPVLNVLLSRTKIVVVLQNKVHVYAFSSPPSRISTTDTADNPHGIAAFSGDTVVFPSRTPGQIQVVDLSQEGQARNLVSIIRAHKSPVRCVTLSADGSVVASCSDNGTLVRLHSTSNTALLHEFRRGLDRAVVYNMAFSPSGSRLAVLSDKNTMHVFDTSASASGAAGAANRRHVLGKVPLLPSYFSGEWSFVSARVQGQHGVLGWSSETSVVVVWISEARWEKYVIVEKKPVEGSGKDQPGCELVREAWRAFKDL, from the coding sequence ATGAGGACCCCTGATGCGCACGTTATCGCGAGCATGGAAGACCAGCCGATTTTGAATGCCGCCTTCAACCAGGACTCGGCCTGTTTTGCCATCTGTCACAACCGTGGCTTCCGCGTCTATGTCACCGACCCCATGGACCTGCGTGTACAGCGAGAGTTTGATGATGGTGGAATAGGCGTGATCCAGATGCTGCACCGAACCAACTACCTGGCTGTAGTTGGAGGGGGTAGCAACCCGAAGTTCCCGCAGAACAAGCTCGTCATCTGGGACGATCTCAAGTCCAAACCAGCGCTATCGTTGGAGTTTCTGTCGCCCGTTTTAAACGTTTTGCTGAGCCGGACCAAGATTGTGGTGGTGCTCCAGAACAAGGTCCACGTCTACGCATTTTCGTCGCCACCGTCGCGAATCTCCACTACCGATACAGCCGACAACCCGCATGGCATTGCCGCTTTCTCGGGAGACACGGTCGTGTTCCCATCGCGCACTCCAGGTCAGATCCAGGTAGTCGACCTCAGCCAGGAAGGACAAGCTAGAAATCTCGTGTCAATCATCAGAGCACACAAGTCGCCTGTTCGGTGTGTCACCTTATCTGCCGACGGGTCTGTGGTGGCCAGTTGCTCTGACAATGGTACATTGGTGAGACTACACTCAACGTCAAACACGGCTTTGCTACATGAGTTCAGGCGAGGTCTGGACCGAGCTGTCGTCTATAACATGGCATTTTCGCCCAGTGGATCGCGACTGGCTGTTCTGTCAGATAAGAACACCATGCATGTGTTCGATACGAGTGCTTCCGCATCTGGAGCCGCAGGAGCAGCCAACAGACGCCATGTTTTGGGTAAGGTGCCGCTACTTCCATCATATTTTTCCGGCGAGTGGTCATTTGTGTCTGCAAGAGTCCAGGGCCAACATGGAGTTCTTGGCTGGTCATCCGAAACCTCTGTTGTCGTTGTGTGGATCTCCGAGGCTCGCTGGGAAAAGTACGTGATTGTGGAGAAAAAGCCCGTGGAGGGTTCCGGTAAGGACCAGCCTGGATGCGAGCTTGTGCGTGAGGCATGGCGAGCCTTCAAGGACCTGTAG
- a CDS encoding uncharacterized protein (Compare to YALI0B15304g, similar to Saccharomyces cerevisiae ADE4 (YMR300C); ancestral locus Anc_5.21, similar to uniprot|P04046 Saccharomyces cerevisiae YMR300c ADE4 amidophosphoribosyltransferase), whose protein sequence is MCGILGLLLADNNGVASAELLDGTMFLQHRGQDACGIVTSGPRGRLYQCKGNGMVRDVFTQTRVKGLVGSMGIAHLRYPTAGSFANSEAQPFYVNSPYGLVMSHNGNLVNAPALRDYLDKSVHRHINTDSDSELLLNIFAAELQKHDKVRINSEDIFTALGGVYRECRGAYACTGMVAGYGLIGFRDPHGIRPLVVGSRPSRTGKGKDYMFSSESVALQALGFTEWVDVKPGEAVIIEKDGGEPIFRQVVPQESYTPDIFEYVYFARPDSVMDGISVYRSRLAMGGKLADNIIARFGSREKMLEEIDVVIPVPDTSRHAALECAVKLQIPYREGFIKNRYVGRTFIMPNQQERKSSVRRKLNPMVPEFDGRSVLLVDDSIVRGTTSKEIVQMAREAGAKRVYFASCAPPIRHNHLYGIDLADTKALVAYDRDENDISEQIGADDVFYQTLEDLTEACLPDTDTMITPNAIVPDIKAFEVGVFNGEYVTGVEDSYLEYLERIRGQNQRMKELGADADQAMASKLAVYGAEDPKADVDIGLYNEGDYK, encoded by the coding sequence ATGTGTGGAATTCTAGGTCTGCTTCTGGCCGATAACAACGGCGTGGCCTCCGCTGAGCTTCTGGACGGTACCATGTTCCTCCAGCACCGAGGACAGGACGCCTGTGGTATCGTTACCTCCGGTCCCCGGGGTCGACTGTATCAGTGCAAGGGCAACGGTATGGTCCGGGACGTCTTCACCCAGACCCGTGTAAAGGGTCTGGTCGGAAGCATGGGCATTGCTCATCTGAGATACCCCACTGCCGGCTCCTTCGCCAACTCCGAGGCTCAGCCTTTCTACGTCAACTCGCCTTATGGACTGGTCATGTCCCACAACGGTAACCTTGTCAACGCCCCTGCTCTGCGAGACTACCTTGACAAGTCTGTTCACCGACATATTAACACTGATTCCGACTCCGAGCTGCTTCTGAATATCTTCGCCGccgagctgcagaagcaTGACAAGGTCCGAATCAACTCCGAGGATATCTTCACTGCCCTTGGTGGCGTCTACCGAGAGTGCCGAGGAGCTTATGCCTGCACTGGAATGGTGGCTGGCTACGGTCTCATCGGTTTCCGAGACCCTCATGGAATCCGACCCCTGGTGGTTGGTTCTCGACCCTCTCGAACCGGTAAGGGCAAGGACTACATGTTCTCTTCCGAGTCCGTGGCTCTGCAGGCCCTTGGCTTCACCGAGTGGGTGGACGTCAAGCCTGGAGAGGCTGTTATCATTGAGAAGGATGGCGGAGAGCCCATCTTCCGACAGGTTGTCCCCCAGGAGTCTTACACCCCTGACATTTTCGAGTACGTGTACTTTGCCCGACCAGATTCTGTCATGGACGGTATTTCCGTCTACCGATCTCGTCTGGCTATGGGAGGAAAGCTTGCTGACAACATCATTGCAAGATTCGGATCCCGAGAAAAGATGcttgaggagattgacgTGGTTATCCCCGTTCCCGATACTTCTCGACATGCTGCTCTCGAGTGTGCCGTCAAGCTGCAGATCCCTTACCGAGAGGGTTTCATCAAGAACCGATATGTTGGCCGAACTTTCATCATGCCCAACCAGCAAGAGCGAAAGTCGTCTGTTCGACGAAAGCTCAACCCCATGGTGCCCGAGTTTGACGGCAGATCCGTTCTGCTCGTAGACGACTCCATTGTCCGAGGTaccacctccaaggagattgtgcaGATGGCGAGAGAGGCTGGAGCCAAGCGAGTATACTTTGCATCTTGCGCTCCCCCCATCCGACACAACCATCTGTACGGTATCGATCTTGCCGACACCAAGGCCCTAGTTGCCTACGACCGAGACGAGAACGACATTTCCGAGCAGATTGGAGCCGATGACGTCTTCTACCAGACCCTGGAGGACCTCACCGAGGCTTGTCTGCccgacacagacaccatgATCACCCCCAATGCCATTGTGCCCGACATCAAGGCATTTGAAGTGGGTGTGTTCAACGGAGAGTACGTTACTGGTGTGGAGGATTCGTATCTGGAGTACCTGGAGCGAATCCGAGGCCAGAACCAGCGAATGAAGGAGCTGGGCGCTGATGCCGATCAGGCGATGGCTTCCAAGCTTGCTGTTTACGGTGCCGAGGATCCCAAGGCTGACGTGGACATTGGACTTTACAACGAGGGAGACTACAAATAG